From the genome of Amycolatopsis camponoti:
TCGGGCGACCAGCTGGTCTTCGGGGCCGAGTCGTTCGCCAAGCCGGCGACAGCGGACGTGTGGAGCTGCGACAGCGGCCCGTTCGCCCTGGCCGCGGGAGCGAGCGACGCGCGCAAGGCGATCGTCCCCCGCCTGGCGGCAGCGCTGAACCGCACGACGTTGCTGGACAACCCGAACCAGCCCACGGCGGAGGACCCGGCCCGCTTCTACGGCGGCGAAGCGACCAACCACTACGCGCGCATCGTCCACTCGAAACTCCCGGACAACCGCGGATACGCGTTCCCGTACGACGACGTGAGCCCGGGCCCCGACTTCAGCGGCGCGGTCTTCGCGGGCGACCCCCAGGTGCTGACGATCACGATCAACGCGGCGCACGGCTAGAGGCAGTGCGGCCAGAGGCAGTGGAAAAACTGTCGGTGGTGACGGCTAGCCTCATGGGCATGAACACGGACGACGCGACGGTCCCGGCGGACCAGCTGACCAAGGGCCAGTGGTTCTGGCACGAGCCGGCGCCGGGCCTGCCCGCGTGGCAGCTGCAGGTGACCTCGGCGGAGTTGCTGGAGGACTCCGTCGAGATCTTCACCACGGATGAGGAGCGGGAGTTGGTTTCGTATCCGCGGAACCGGTTGGTTCGGTTGGCCGGGGCCGCTTGAGGGTGGGTTTGTGAGGTAGGGCACTTTCTGGCCGGGGGGCCGGGGCCGGAGGGGAGTGCGGGGGCTGGGCCGGGGGCAGAAGGGGAAGTGCGGCGGCCGGGTCGGATCCGGTAGCGCCGGCGGCCGGGTGTGGTCGCTCTGCTGCCGGATGTACGGCGGCTGGGGCAGGATCCTGGAGCGCTAGCGGTGGGGTAGCGACCGCTCTGCCGCCGGGAGTGCGGTAGCTGGGGCAGGTTCCTGGTATGCCAGCGGCCAGTCGCGATCGCGCTGCTACCGGTGTGTGGCGGTTGGGGCAGGACCCGGAGCGCTAGCGGCTGGGTAGCGACTGCTTTACCGCCGGAACTGCGCGCTGCTTGCCGCTCGGCCGGTTCGGGCCGACCCCCACTCCCATGCACGGTTTTCGGCCGGTTCGGGTCGACCGCCACTTCCCTGCGCGGTTTCGCGTGAATTTGCCGCCCTGCGCGACTTCTCTCGGCCCATCCGTCTCGGCCGTACTTCATTCCGTGCCGCCGTGCCGCCGTGCCGCCGTGCCGCCGTGCCGCCGTGCCGCCGTGCCGCCGTGCCGCCGGACCACTGTCCGGATCCGGCGCCAGGTGATCAGCCCGGGTTCTGGTCCCGCAGGGCCGCCGGGCGCCAGGTCATGCGGACCGTCGTCCCGGCTTCACCTGTGTCGATGTCCGTCTGGTCCGTCACCTTCTCGATCAGCACCAGCCCCCGGCCGCCCGAGGTGTGCGCGCTTGCGCGGCGTGGGCGGGTCTGGGGGATGCCGCACCCCGTGTCCGTCACCGTGACCGTCACCGCGTCGCCGGCTCGGGATGCCTGGAGGCGGGCCCAGCCGTGGCCGTCCGGGTAGGCGTGGGCCGCTACGTTCGCCAGCGCCTCGTACGTGGCCAGCGTGATGTCGTGCGTGCTCGCCGGGTCTAGGGGGAGCTCGCCCAGCCAGCGGGTCAGCTTGCGGCGCAGGTCCGCCATCTCGTTCGGGAGCGCGGGCGCCAGCTCTTCGAACGTCGAGGTGGCTACGGCACCGGCGACGGCGCGGGCCGGGGGCGTGGCCCCGGTTTGGCCCGCCTCGGTGTTCTGACCCACATCGACGTCGGGTTCCGAGGTGTGTCGATACACGATCCGCTCCCATCATCAGCCACGGTTTCCCCCGTGCTTCGGGCTTCTCTGGAGAGCTACCCATCGCGATGGGGTCTTACCCGTTGTGCTTTCCGTGACATCGCGCTACCTTGGAGTTGCTCCTCGCGGATGTCGGCCTCTCGGCCGCCCGGAGGAAGCTCCCGGATCAGGCCACTCGGCCCTCTTCCACTCGTTCGAACCACTTCACCGGCTTCGCGGTCCACGCGAGCCGAACCTCATCAGGAGAACACCCATGTCTTTTCACGGAATCCTTGACCTGTCAGGGAAAACCCCGTTCGTCCGCTCCGCCTACCGGCCGGAGCCGGAGGACGTCGCGCTCCCGCTTTCCGTCGTCCGCAAGCACAAGCTGCGTCCCGGCGACGAAATCACCGGCGCGGGCGAAGAAATCGCCAGCGTCAACGGCGCCGATCCGGCCGAACCACGCCCGGACTTCGCCGACCTGGTCCCGCTGCACCCGGATCAGCGCCTGTTGCTCGAAACCACCCCGACGCGCCTGCTGACGCGCGTCATCGACCTCGTCACCCCGCTCGGCAAGGGCCAGCGCGCGCTGGTCGTTTCGCCGCCGAAAGCCGGGAAAACCACGGTGCTGCGGGAGATCGGCCACGGCATCTCGGTCAACCACCCGGAATGCCGGCTGATGGTGCTGCTCGCCGACGAGCGCCCGGAGGAGGTCACCGATCTGCGCCGGACCGTGCGCGGCGAGGTGATCGCGTCCACTTTCGACCGTCCGCCCGCCGAACACGTCGCGGTCGCGGAACTCGCCGTCGAGCGCGCGAAACGCATGGTGGAGCGCGGCCAAGACGTCGTCCTGCTCCTCGACTCGCTCACCCGCCTCGGCCGCGCGTACAACCTCTCGGCCCGCGCCTCCGGCCGCACGCTCTCCGGCGGCGTCGACGCGGCCGCGTTGCAGCCGATGAAGCGCATCCTCGGCGCGGCCCGCAACCTCGAAGGCGGCGGCTCGCTCACGATCGTCGCGTCGGCGCTGGTGGAAACCGGTTCGCTGGCCGACACGGTGTTCTTCGAAGAACTGAAGAGCACCGGCAACGCCGAGCTGAAGCTCGACCGCAAGATGGCGGAACGCCGGGTGTTCCCGGCCGTCGACCTCGCCGCCTCCGGCACCCGCCGCGAAGAACTCCTGGTGACACCGGGCGAATTGGCCGCGATGCGCGAGGTACGCCGCGCGCTGCCGGGCCCGCAGGCGGCCGAGCAGCTGCTCGACCAGCTCCGCAAGACCGGCTCCAACGCGGAGTTCCTTCTCCGCGTCACCGGTGCCGCGCTTCCCGCCGCCGCCTGAGTCAGCGCCGCTCCCGGAGTTCGCCGATCACCTTCTGCCCGACGCCGTGCGCTTCGTCGACGCTCTCGGGCGGATCGCCTTCCCCCGGCTCGTAAAGGTCGTCGTCCGGCCGGCCGGGGTCCGGGGTGCCGGGCCGCGCGATCTCGGGTTGCTCGTTCGGGTGGGACATTTCCGGGTGGTACCCGGCCCTTCCCACGGTCAACCCGCCACCCCGTGCCCGGCCGCCGTCAGTTGCCCCGCCCCGTGGTCTGCTGGAGCTCATCGATCCGCGCCGACGCCTCAGCCTTCGTCAGACCGTCCGGAACCTCTTCACCGGCCTCCTGGGCCAGTGTCGACAGATACGACTTCTGCGGCCCGGTCATCGGCTCGTCCCCGGTCGTCCACTCGCTCGGGTCCTTCTCCGGGTTGGGCTCCACCTGATCAGTCATCACAGCCTCCAATCGAACACGTGTTCGCTCGAATCCGACTCTAGCGCAGGGGTCCGACAATCGCCGGTCACGAGCCGGCGGGCGGGGTGCTCGGCGGCCCCGCCTCGTGGCCCGCCCGGCCGCGGGTCCGGCGCTCGTCCTTCATCCGCTGTTCCGGCACGTGGCGGCGCCCGTCGTTCAAGGACTCCAGCAGCTCGCGGTGGAAGTCGCGGAAAGTCGCGTAGAACCCGTCGTCGTACTCCTCGACGAGCTGGAAAGTCCACCGATCGGGGACGACGTTGAGCCCGATCAGCTCCTCGCCGATCCGCCGCGCCCAGTCCGCGTGACCGGCCTTCTCCAGCGCCTCCACGGCCTCGTCCAGCACGAGGTCCGCGCTGCCCGTCAGCTGGTGGAACGAGTAGAGGTGGCCCCGCGCGCGTTCGATCGTCTCGAACGCTTCGATGACCTTGCCGACCGCCGTGACCGTGGCGGCGTCGTAGTTGTCGACCATGACGGAAAAGTGCCCCGTCCCGGGATTTCTACACCTCCCGGAACGGGGCACCTGCCCGAAGCGCGAAACTCAGGCCGTCGGCCGCGTCGCTCCCGCGTACTCCTTCAGCAGCGGCGAGATCTTGACGACGTCGCCGCTGGTCGGCGCGTGCACCATCTTGCCGTCGCCGATGTACATCCCGATGTGGGACACG
Proteins encoded in this window:
- a CDS encoding ATP-binding protein, giving the protein MYRHTSEPDVDVGQNTEAGQTGATPPARAVAGAVATSTFEELAPALPNEMADLRRKLTRWLGELPLDPASTHDITLATYEALANVAAHAYPDGHGWARLQASRAGDAVTVTVTDTGCGIPQTRPRRASAHTSGGRGLVLIEKVTDQTDIDTGEAGTTVRMTWRPAALRDQNPG
- the rho gene encoding transcription termination factor Rho — translated: MSFHGILDLSGKTPFVRSAYRPEPEDVALPLSVVRKHKLRPGDEITGAGEEIASVNGADPAEPRPDFADLVPLHPDQRLLLETTPTRLLTRVIDLVTPLGKGQRALVVSPPKAGKTTVLREIGHGISVNHPECRLMVLLADERPEEVTDLRRTVRGEVIASTFDRPPAEHVAVAELAVERAKRMVERGQDVVLLLDSLTRLGRAYNLSARASGRTLSGGVDAAALQPMKRILGAARNLEGGGSLTIVASALVETGSLADTVFFEELKSTGNAELKLDRKMAERRVFPAVDLAASGTRREELLVTPGELAAMREVRRALPGPQAAEQLLDQLRKTGSNAEFLLRVTGAALPAAA
- a CDS encoding DUF3072 domain-containing protein codes for the protein MTDQVEPNPEKDPSEWTTGDEPMTGPQKSYLSTLAQEAGEEVPDGLTKAEASARIDELQQTTGRGN